A window of Oncorhynchus keta strain PuntledgeMale-10-30-2019 unplaced genomic scaffold, Oket_V2 Un_contig_18163_pilon_pilon, whole genome shotgun sequence contains these coding sequences:
- the snrpa1 gene encoding U2 small nuclear ribonucleoprotein A': MVKLSAELIEQAAQYTNPVRDRELDLRGYKIPVLENLGATLDQFDTIDFSDNEIRKLDGFPLLKRLKTLLMNNNRICRVGENLEQALPCMRELILTSNNIQELGDLDPLASVKTLTLLSLLRNPVTNKKHYRLYVINKIPQIHVLDFQKVKLKERQEAEKMFKGKRGAQLAKDIAKRTKTFTPGAAVQQPEKKKMGPSPADVEAIKNAIANASSLAEVERLKGMLQAGQIPGREVRQVPPEMVEVEEEEEENGVVHMQREIQTEEGNGVEEMEEDVVEEVQGKVEEVQGKEVEKEEVQEKEEGEEGEKQESEEDESEDDDMDEDSPVNGS, from the exons GTTACAAAATTCCTGTACTTGAAAACCTTGGGGCTACACTTGACCAGTTTGATACAATCGATTTCTCTGACAATGAAATCAGAAAACTGGACGGCTTCCCTTTGCTCAAGAGGCTCAAAACATTGCTCATGAACAACAACAGAATATG TCGTGTTGGTGAAAACCTTGAACAGGCATTGCCGTGTATGAGGGAGCTGATCCTCACAAGCAACAACATCCAGGAATTG GGTGATTTGGATCCGCTAGCCTCAGTGAAGACATTGACCCTTCTCAG TCTCCTAAGGAATCCAGTGACCAACAAGAAACACTACAGGCTCTATGTCATCAACAAAATTCCCCAGATTCACGTGCTTGACTTCCAGAAGGTCAAGTTAAAG GAGCGTCAGGAGGCGGAGAAAATGTTCAAGGGCAAACGAGGTGCTCAGCTTGCAAAGGATATTGCCAAGCGGACCAAAAC GTTCACCCCCGGAGCTGCCGTGCAGCAGCCTGAGAAGAAGAAGATGGGACCGTCTCCCGCTGACGTGGAAGCGATCAAG AATGCAATAGCTAACGCCTCGTCTCTGGCCGAGGTGGAGAGGTTGAAGGGGATGCTGCAGGCTGGTCAGATCCCCGGACGGGAGGTCAGACAAG TCCCCCCGGAAATGGTGGaggtggaagaggaagaggaggagaacggGGTTGTACATATGCAacgagagatacagacagaggaaggaaaTGGAGTGGAGGAGATGGAAGAGGATGTTGTGGAGGAGGTACAGGGAAAGGTGGAGGAGGTACAGGGAAAGGAGGTAGAAAAGGAAGAAGTGcaggagaaagaagagggggaggagggtgaaAAACAAGAGTCTGAGGAAGATGAGTCTGAGGACGATGATATGGATGAAGACTCACCGGTTAACGGATCATGA